A window of Pseudomonas monteilii contains these coding sequences:
- a CDS encoding cobyric acid synthase (catalyzes amidations at positions B, D, E, and G on adenosylcobyrinic A,C-diamide. NH(2) groups are provided by glutamine, and one molecule of ATP is hydrogenolyzed for each amidation), with the protein MTTLMVQGTTSDAGKSTLVTALCRWLLRQGVAVVPFKPQNMALNSAVTAEGGEIGRAQAVQAQACRLAPHTDMNPVLLKPNSETGAQVIIHGRAVTSMNAVAYHDYKAVAMQAVLASHQRLSDAYPVVMVEGAGSPAEINLRAGDIANMGFAEAVDCPVILVADIHRGGVFAHLVGTLELLSPSEQARVQGFVINRFRGDIALLQPGLDWLEQRTGKPVLGVLPFVSDLHLEAEDAVDARQAPKQGRLLKVIVPVLPRISNHTDFDPLRLHPQVDLHFIGPGEPIPAADLIILPGSKSVRSDLAQLRERGWAQALARHLRYGGKVIGVCGGLQMLGQAVHDPLGLEGPAGTSPGLGVLDYETVLEADKQLRNVTGVLHLDAVPIEGYEIHAGVTTGAALERPAVRLADGRCDGAVSNDGQVLATYLHGLFENERACAALLHWAGLETVEAFDYHGLRERDIERLADLVDQHLDTARLRALCGVA; encoded by the coding sequence ATGACCACACTGATGGTGCAGGGCACCACCTCCGATGCCGGCAAGAGCACCCTGGTCACCGCGCTGTGCCGCTGGCTGCTGCGCCAGGGTGTCGCGGTGGTGCCGTTCAAGCCGCAGAACATGGCGCTCAACAGTGCCGTTACCGCCGAAGGCGGCGAGATCGGTCGCGCCCAGGCCGTCCAGGCCCAGGCCTGCCGTCTGGCACCGCACACTGACATGAACCCGGTGCTGCTCAAGCCCAACAGCGAGACCGGCGCCCAGGTGATCATCCATGGGCGCGCCGTCACCAGCATGAACGCGGTGGCCTACCACGACTACAAGGCCGTCGCCATGCAGGCCGTGCTGGCATCGCACCAGCGGCTGAGCGACGCCTACCCGGTGGTCATGGTCGAAGGCGCCGGGTCGCCTGCCGAGATCAACCTGCGGGCCGGCGACATCGCCAACATGGGCTTCGCCGAAGCCGTCGACTGCCCGGTGATCCTGGTGGCCGACATCCACCGTGGCGGGGTCTTCGCCCATCTGGTCGGCACGCTCGAGTTGCTTTCGCCCAGCGAACAGGCTCGCGTGCAGGGCTTCGTCATCAACCGCTTCCGTGGCGACATCGCCCTGCTGCAACCGGGCCTGGACTGGCTCGAACAGCGCACCGGCAAACCGGTGCTGGGCGTGCTGCCATTCGTCAGCGACCTGCACCTGGAAGCCGAAGACGCCGTCGATGCACGCCAGGCGCCCAAGCAGGGACGGCTGCTGAAGGTGATCGTGCCGGTGCTGCCACGCATCAGCAACCACACCGACTTCGACCCGCTGCGCCTGCACCCGCAGGTCGACCTGCACTTCATTGGCCCCGGTGAGCCGATCCCCGCCGCCGACCTGATCATTTTGCCCGGCTCCAAGAGCGTGCGCAGCGACTTGGCGCAACTGCGCGAGCGCGGCTGGGCGCAGGCGCTGGCGCGTCACCTGCGCTACGGCGGCAAGGTGATCGGCGTCTGCGGCGGGTTGCAGATGCTCGGCCAGGCCGTGCACGACCCGCTCGGGCTGGAAGGCCCGGCCGGCACCAGCCCAGGCCTGGGGGTGCTGGACTACGAGACCGTGCTGGAAGCCGACAAGCAGTTGCGCAACGTCACCGGCGTCCTGCACCTGGACGCTGTGCCGATCGAGGGCTACGAGATCCATGCCGGCGTGACCACGGGCGCCGCCCTGGAGCGCCCGGCGGTGCGCCTGGCCGACGGCCGCTGCGACGGCGCCGTGAGCAACGACGGCCAGGTGCTGGCGACCTACCTGCACGGCCTGTTCGAGAACGAACGCGCCTGTGCCGCGCTGCTGCACTGGGCTGGCCTGGAGACGGTGGAAGCCTTCGACTACCACGGCCTGCGCGAGCGTGACATCGAACGCCTGGCCGACCTGGTCGACCAGCATCTGGATACCGCGCGCCTGCGCGCCCTGTGTGGAGTGGCCTGA
- a CDS encoding bifunctional adenosylcobinamide kinase/adenosylcobinamide-phosphate guanylyltransferase encodes MRSLILGGARSGKSRLAERLAADSGLPVTYIATSEPLDGEMSARVRLHRERRPDTWGLIEEPLALAATLRASAAADRCLLVDCLTLWLTNLLMLDDPERLARERDALLDCLDTLPGVVLLVSNETGLGVVPMGELTRRYVDEAGWLHQAIAERCQRVVLTVAGLPLLLKGPAV; translated from the coding sequence ATGCGCAGCCTGATCCTGGGCGGCGCCCGCTCCGGCAAGAGCCGACTGGCCGAGCGCCTTGCGGCCGACAGCGGCCTGCCGGTGACCTACATCGCCACCAGCGAACCACTGGACGGCGAAATGTCCGCGCGCGTGCGCCTGCACCGCGAGCGTCGCCCCGACACCTGGGGCCTGATCGAAGAGCCCCTGGCCCTTGCCGCGACCCTGCGCGCGTCGGCGGCTGCCGATCGCTGCCTGCTGGTCGATTGCCTGACACTGTGGCTGACCAACCTGCTGATGCTCGACGACCCCGAGCGCCTGGCGCGCGAGCGTGATGCACTACTCGACTGCCTCGACACCTTGCCTGGCGTGGTGCTGCTGGTCAGCAACGAAACCGGCCTGGGCGTGGTGCCCATGGGCGAACTGACCCGGCGCTACGTCGACGAGGCCGGCTGGCTGCACCAGGCGATCGCCGAACGGTGCCAGCGCGTGGTGCTCACGGTCGCTGGCCTTCCTCTTCTGCTCAAAGGACCTGCTGTATGA
- a CDS encoding threonine-phosphate decarboxylase (cobalamin biosynthesis protein; decarboxylates L-threonine-O-3-phosphate to yield (R)-1-amino-2-propanol O-2-phosphate, the precursor for the linkage between the nucleotide loop and the corrin ring in cobalamin; structurally similar to histidinol phosphate aminotransferase), translated as MIEHGGRLLGAVRRYGIARERWVDLSSGIAPWPFAIPAIGQEAWARLPETEDGLEQAARRYYGAQTLLATAGSQAAIQALPGLRPRGRVGVLSPCYAEHPHAWTHAGHQLVTLDAEGVDSVLDSLDVLLLVNPNNPTGLRLSRARLLDWHARLARRGGWLVVDEAFMDNTPADSLVDQAGQPGLIVLRSFGKFFGLAGVRLGFVMAEPTLLERLADVLGPWTVSGPARVVGQACLNDAAACRLQTERCATASQRLATVLQAAQLPPSGGCDLFQYIALPEAAQLHEHLARQGILVRLFEHPPAVRLGLPADETQWQRLTDALQAFPPSLEENRP; from the coding sequence TTGATAGAACATGGCGGACGGTTGCTCGGCGCGGTGCGCCGCTACGGGATCGCGCGCGAACGGTGGGTCGACCTGTCCAGCGGGATTGCCCCCTGGCCCTTCGCGATCCCGGCCATCGGGCAGGAGGCCTGGGCCCGCCTGCCGGAAACCGAAGACGGCCTCGAACAGGCCGCGCGGCGCTACTATGGCGCCCAGACGCTGCTCGCCACGGCGGGCTCCCAGGCCGCGATCCAGGCCTTGCCCGGTTTGCGCCCGCGCGGTCGCGTGGGGGTACTGTCGCCCTGTTACGCCGAGCACCCCCATGCCTGGACCCACGCCGGCCACCAGCTCGTGACCCTCGACGCCGAGGGCGTCGACTCCGTCCTGGACAGCCTGGACGTACTGCTGCTGGTCAACCCCAACAACCCCACCGGCCTGCGCCTGTCCCGCGCACGCCTGCTCGACTGGCACGCGCGCCTGGCCCGCCGCGGCGGCTGGCTGGTGGTGGACGAAGCCTTCATGGACAACACGCCCGCCGACAGCCTCGTGGACCAGGCCGGGCAGCCGGGGCTGATCGTCCTGCGCTCGTTCGGCAAGTTCTTCGGCCTGGCCGGCGTGCGCCTGGGCTTCGTGATGGCCGAGCCGACGCTGCTCGAACGCCTGGCCGACGTGCTTGGCCCCTGGACGGTCAGCGGCCCGGCCCGGGTGGTCGGGCAGGCCTGCCTGAACGATGCAGCCGCCTGCCGTCTGCAGACCGAACGCTGCGCCACGGCCAGCCAGCGCCTGGCCACAGTGCTCCAGGCCGCGCAGCTCCCGCCCTCCGGCGGGTGCGACCTGTTCCAGTACATCGCCCTGCCCGAGGCTGCCCAGCTGCACGAGCACCTGGCCCGACAGGGCATTCTCGTGCGGCTGTTCGAGCACCCGCCTGCCGTGCGCCTGGGCCTGCCGGCCGACGAAACCCAGTGGCAACGTCTGACCGATGCCCTGCAGGCCTTCCCTCCGTCACTCGAAGAGAACCGACCATGA
- a CDS encoding cobalamin biosynthesis protein — MSIALLTVIGVALDALLGEPRRRHPLVAFGRLAGRLEKRLNAGGRGWRSHGVSAWCLAVVPLTLLALVLSRLPGIGWLVDALALYCALGLRSLGEHVLPVATALRRGDLGEARRRVSYLVSRETAELDETAVARAATESVLENGSDAVFAALFWFVVAGAPGVVLYRLSNTLDAMWGYRNARFERFGWAAARIDDGLNYLPARLVALTYAVLGKTRLALSCWRRQAPTWDSPNAGPVMAAGAGALGVALGGPAIYHGQLHERPPLGQGPAADAGSIERGWALVSRGVWLWLLVICLAGYLG, encoded by the coding sequence ATGAGCATCGCCTTGCTGACCGTGATCGGCGTCGCCCTGGATGCGCTGCTGGGCGAGCCCCGTCGCCGCCATCCGCTGGTGGCCTTCGGACGCTTGGCGGGGCGCCTGGAAAAACGCCTCAATGCCGGTGGCCGAGGCTGGCGCAGCCATGGCGTGAGTGCCTGGTGCCTGGCCGTGGTACCGCTGACGCTGCTGGCGCTGGTGCTGTCACGGCTGCCGGGTATCGGTTGGCTGGTCGATGCGCTGGCGCTGTACTGCGCGCTGGGCTTGCGCAGCCTGGGCGAGCACGTGCTGCCGGTGGCCACGGCCTTGCGCCGAGGCGACCTGGGCGAAGCGCGGCGCCGCGTGAGCTACCTGGTCAGCCGCGAGACGGCCGAACTGGACGAAACGGCGGTGGCCCGCGCGGCGACCGAGTCGGTGCTGGAAAACGGCAGCGATGCGGTGTTCGCCGCGTTGTTCTGGTTCGTCGTGGCCGGTGCGCCAGGAGTGGTGCTGTACCGGCTGAGCAATACCCTCGATGCCATGTGGGGATACCGCAATGCGCGCTTCGAGCGCTTCGGCTGGGCGGCGGCGCGCATCGACGATGGGCTCAACTACCTGCCGGCGCGCCTGGTGGCGCTGACCTATGCCGTGCTTGGCAAGACCCGCCTGGCCCTGAGCTGCTGGCGGCGCCAGGCCCCGACCTGGGACAGCCCGAACGCCGGCCCGGTGATGGCGGCCGGTGCCGGCGCCCTGGGCGTCGCCCTGGGCGGCCCGGCGATCTACCATGGCCAACTGCACGAGCGTCCCCCCCTGGGGCAGGGACCGGCTGCCGATGCCGGGTCCATCGAGCGTGGCTGGGCACTGGTGAGCCGCGGGGTATGGCTGTGGTTGCTGGTCATCTGCCTGGCGGGTTACCTGGGGTGA
- a CDS encoding 5,6-dimethylbenzimidazole synthase produces MSEHAFSEADRAAVYRAIGERRDMRHFIGGQVEPSVLARLLAAAHQAPSVGLMQPWRFVRITDPALRVRIQAQVEDERQRTADALGERGEDFMKLKVEGIGDCAEVLVAALMDAREGYVFGRRTLPEMDLASLACAIQNLWLAARAEGLGMGWVSLFDPQALGELLGMPPGAKPVAVLCLGPVEAFYPAPMLALEQWAQVQPLEAFVFENRWEQRP; encoded by the coding sequence ATGAGCGAGCATGCCTTCAGCGAGGCCGACAGGGCGGCGGTCTACCGGGCCATCGGTGAGCGGCGCGACATGCGTCATTTCATCGGTGGTCAGGTCGAGCCGAGCGTGCTCGCCCGGCTGCTGGCCGCGGCGCACCAGGCACCCAGCGTTGGGCTCATGCAGCCTTGGCGCTTCGTGCGCATCACCGACCCGGCCTTGCGCGTGCGCATCCAGGCCCAGGTCGAGGACGAACGCCAGCGCACCGCCGACGCCCTGGGCGAGCGGGGCGAGGACTTCATGAAACTCAAAGTCGAAGGCATTGGCGACTGCGCCGAGGTGCTGGTGGCTGCCCTAATGGACGCGCGTGAAGGCTACGTGTTCGGGCGCCGTACCTTGCCCGAGATGGACCTGGCCTCCCTGGCGTGCGCCATCCAGAACCTCTGGCTGGCTGCCCGCGCCGAAGGGCTCGGCATGGGCTGGGTGTCGCTGTTCGACCCGCAGGCCCTGGGCGAGCTGCTGGGCATGCCGCCGGGCGCCAAGCCGGTCGCGGTGCTGTGCCTGGGGCCTGTCGAGGCCTTCTACCCGGCGCCGATGCTGGCCCTGGAGCAGTGGGCGCAGGTGCAGCCGCTGGAGGCCTTCGTGTTCGAGAACCGGTGGGAGCAGCGTCCATGA